A DNA window from Haladaptatus cibarius D43 contains the following coding sequences:
- a CDS encoding lamin tail domain-containing protein, producing MKSKGRGAVIAVVFALLLSATGFHLVSAQYAELDLGISEVNDEGEYVVIENEGDQSYDLSGMTVSFGDNYERFSFPYGTSIDPGESITVGTGSETTIDADYNAGYDGTVLYNGEPDIVELRDDGGIVTATQSGGDDSEQGATAPGDDESNGSDDSDDTDDSDDSDDSDDSDDNADDGSDGDAGDGSDDGADDGSDDNTDDSTDDSDDSATTPKDDSNDTDDSEESDNSDEETIDDSDESTDDDGSDDTAEDSDSEDDEATDDEDTNDC from the coding sequence ATGAAATCGAAAGGACGTGGTGCAGTGATCGCGGTGGTGTTCGCGTTGCTACTGTCTGCAACCGGATTCCATCTCGTAAGCGCACAATACGCCGAGCTTGACCTCGGCATCTCCGAGGTCAACGATGAGGGAGAGTACGTCGTCATCGAAAACGAGGGTGACCAGTCGTATGACCTCTCAGGAATGACGGTTTCGTTCGGCGATAACTACGAACGATTTTCGTTCCCGTATGGAACGAGTATCGACCCGGGAGAGTCGATAACGGTCGGAACGGGTAGTGAGACGACAATCGATGCGGACTACAATGCCGGATACGACGGCACCGTTCTCTACAACGGAGAACCGGACATCGTCGAACTACGCGACGATGGCGGCATCGTGACGGCGACGCAGAGTGGTGGTGACGACAGCGAACAGGGTGCAACTGCACCCGGCGACGATGAATCGAACGGCTCCGATGACTCGGATGACACCGACGATTCCGATGATTCGGACGACAGCGACGACTCCGACGACAACGCGGACGACGGTTCGGATGGCGATGCTGGTGACGGTTCCGACGATGGCGCAGACGACGGGTCTGACGACAACACCGACGACTCGACGGACGACTCCGACGACTCCGCGACGACCCCGAAAGACGATAGCAACGACACGGACGACAGCGAAGAGTCCGACAACAGCGACGAAGAAACGATCGACGATTCGGATGAAAGTACCGACGACGATGGCTCGGACGACACGGCCGAAGACTCGGATTCCGAGGACGACGAAGCGACTGACGACGAAGACACGAACGACTGCTAG